A region of Gemmatimonadota bacterium DNA encodes the following proteins:
- a CDS encoding ABC transporter ATP-binding protein, giving the protein MGEVDVSALRGVDLDLYAGELAVFLGASGSGKSTLLNILGGLDVPSGGQVFYRDREMTGADESERTGFRRKSVGFVFQFYNLIPSLTALENVELVTEIADEPMPPEDALRLVGLEPRMHHFPAQMSGGEQQRVAIARAIAKRPEVLLCDEPTGALDYATGKRVLEVIETVNSTLGTTTAVITHNAAIADMADRVIRLRSGEIIDIYANPTKKRPDELTW; this is encoded by the coding sequence ATGGGCGAAGTGGACGTTTCCGCCCTTCGGGGGGTCGATCTGGATCTGTACGCGGGGGAACTCGCCGTCTTCCTGGGGGCTTCGGGGAGCGGAAAGTCGACGCTGCTCAATATCCTGGGTGGTCTCGACGTCCCGTCGGGCGGCCAGGTCTTCTATCGCGATCGGGAGATGACCGGAGCGGACGAAAGTGAGAGGACGGGATTCCGGCGTAAGTCCGTCGGCTTCGTCTTCCAGTTCTACAACCTGATTCCGAGCCTCACCGCGCTGGAAAACGTGGAGCTGGTCACCGAGATTGCCGATGAACCCATGCCGCCGGAGGACGCCCTGCGCCTCGTAGGCCTGGAACCGCGGATGCACCACTTCCCGGCCCAGATGTCGGGCGGCGAACAGCAGCGCGTGGCCATAGCCCGGGCCATCGCGAAGCGTCCGGAAGTGCTCCTGTGCGACGAGCCCACGGGCGCCCTGGACTATGCGACCGGCAAGCGGGTGCTGGAAGTCATCGAGACGGTCAACAGCACGCTGGGCACCACGACAGCCGTCATTACCCACAACGCGGCGATCGCCGACATGGCAGACCGGGTCATCCGCCTGCGCAGCGGCGAGATCATCGACATCTATGCCAATCCGACGAAGAAACGGCCGGACGAACTGACCTGGTAG